Proteins encoded together in one Lathyrus oleraceus cultivar Zhongwan6 chromosome 5, CAAS_Psat_ZW6_1.0, whole genome shotgun sequence window:
- the LOC127079018 gene encoding heavy metal-associated isoprenylated plant protein 41, with protein MKRPRKSKKRVCMKQSVAECYQQEEKEEDEREFPKWITHYCSDHQILLVGDGDFSFSLSLAKAFGSASNIVASSLDSYAEVTKKYKNAKSNLEELQKLGAYLLHGVDATKMKLHPDLKIRRFDRIIFNFPHAGFHGKEDNLMMIKMHMDLVFGFFKNASHMLRINGEVHVNHKTTPPFDTWNIQKLAEQSFLMMIECADFKQEAYPGYNNKRGHRSRCDDPFPLGKCSTFKFIYNPRSLKDHLRRNHVEVSRQQEIQNMERFPASVDLNYHPRTRLPFEVIHNMERIPAPVDLNYHPGASLFQKPNQLDYYPHTSRFPKTDRLRHYPQTSVFPKVNQLNHYPQRVASSADYYHHYAREMTQDSQRLLRPMESSYNQSSQQWPTPTNCRLCLTEQHRRMDVTPFMPHGARNYDYHHYQVYERSSTYSQEKLYGNGQRTSDCYDIARHELERYNAEVPRREFCSEIYVIQ; from the exons atgaaaagaCCACGAAAATCAAAGAAAAGGGTTTGCATGAAACAATCGGTTGCTGAGTGTTATCAAcaagaagaaaaagaagaagacGAAAGAGAGTTTCCAAAATGGATCACACATTATTGTAGTGATCATCAAATACTTTTGGTTGGTGATGGCGATTTCTCATTCTCCCTTTCCCTCGCTAAAGCTTTCGGCTCTGCTTCAAACATTGTTGCTTCTTCTCTCGACTCATACG CCGAGGTTACCAAGAAGTACAAGAATGCAAAGTCAAATTTAGAAGAATTGCAGAAGCTGGGAGCATACTTGTTACATGGAGTTGATGCTACAAAAATGAAACTTCATCCAGACTTAAAAATACGGAGGTTTGATCGCATTATATTCAACTTTCCTCATGCAGGCTTTCACGGGAAGGAAGACAACTTGATGATGATCAA GATGCATATGGATCTTGTGTTTGGTTTCTTCAAGAATGCAAGTCACATGCTTAGGATCAATGGTGAAGTTCATGTCAATCACAAAACTACTCCCCCTTTTGATACCTGGAACATACAGAAGCTCGCCGAGCAAAGCTTTCTGATGATGATCGAGTGTGCTGATTTCAAGCAAGAAGCTTATCCAGGTTATAACAATAAGAGAGGTCATAGATCTCGATGCGATGACCCATTTCCTCTCGGTAAGTGCAGCACTTTCAAGTTTATATACAATCCTAGAAGTTTGAAAGACCATTTGAGGAGAAATCATGTGGAGGTTTCTAGACAGCAAGAGATTCAGAACATGGAGCGATTTCCAGCTTCAGTTGATCTCAATTATCATCCTCGAACAAGACTTCCATTTGAAGTGATTCACAACATGGAGCGAATTCCAGCTCCAGTTGATCTCAATTATCATCCTGGAGCAAGTCTCTTTCAAAAACCGAATCAACTCGACTATTACCCACACACTAGTCGCTTTCCGAAAACAGATCGACTCCGTCATTATCCTCAGACAAGTGTCTTTCCAAAAGTGAATCAACTCAATCATTATCCTCAAAGAGTTGCTTCTTCTGCTGACTATTATCATCATTATGCTCGCGAAATGACACAGGACAGTCAAAGATTGCTACGACCAATGGAGTCAAGTTACAACCAATCTTCGCAACAGTGGCCGACACCAACGAATTGTAGACTTTGTTTGACAGAACAGCATAGAAGAATGGATGTTACTCCTTTCATGCCACATGGTGCTAGAAATTATGACTACCACCATTATCAAGTCTATGAAAGAAGCTCAACATATTCGCAAGAAAAACTTTATGGAAATGGTCAGAGGACAAGTGATTGTTATGATATAGCAAGGCATGAGTTGGAGAGGTACAATGCTGAAGTGCCTAGGAGAGAATTTTGTAGTGAAATCTATGTTATCCAATGA